GATAAGCAGGACGATATGGCCGAAACGGCTCTTCAGGAGTTTGACGCCCTCCTGGTAGTGCGAACGGACGGTGTTGACCGAAAGATTGAGCATTTCGGCGATCTCGGGGTTCGAATAGCCCGCCTTGCGCAGGTACATGACCTGCCGCTTCTGGGTCGGAAGCCCCGCGATCACCGTATCGAGCATCTGCAAAAGATCCTCGCGCTCGATCTGCGCGTCGAGCGGGTCCGAAGCCTCGGGAATGAGCTGCGCCAGGCGGTAGCTGTGCACCAGCTCGGTATTGCGGCTGCGCAGGTAATTGAGGATGTAGTTGCGGGTCATCGTGTAGAGGTAGTTCCGCAGGCTCAGCATGACGGTCATCTCCTGCCGCCCGATCCAAAGTTTCACGAAGACGTGCTGCACGGCGTTCTCGGCCGCGGAACGGTCCTTCAGCATCTTCAGGGCCACGGCATAGAGTATCCGGTGATACTTCCCGTAAACCACCCGGAAAGCCTCCTCGCTCCCCTGCTTGATCCGCCGGAACAGTTCCCGATCCTCGTTTTCCTGAATGAAATCTTCGGTCATACCGGAAGCAAAGATAGCATTAATTTCAGATTTGCAACCTCCTGCCCCAAAAAACGAAAAAGCCGCAGCCCGAAAGCTGCGGCCCTGCCGGTCTGCGGATCAGCGGATTCCGTATTTCCGGAAAATCTTGCGCAGCTGCGGTTCGAGATGGCGGGTCATGTACATGAAACCCTGGTCGGAGGGGTGCGAACCGTCGACCGTCCCGAGGTGGTCCGTGCCGATCATCCCCCGGGAGTCGATGAAGTAGATGTTCCGGTCGTCCTTCATCAGCCGCCGGACGCCCGCTTCGGCGGCGGCGCGCTTGTCGGATTCGAATTTCCGCGCCCGGAGGTTGAAATTCACGGTCTCGCGGACCTCGGTCTGAATGAAGATCAGCGGCGTCGAGGGATGCGCCTTGCGGACGGTCGCCACGAAGGCGTCGAGCCGCTCCTCGATCTCCCCGGCGCTCGGGTTGGAGAAGGCGTCGAAAACAAAGGCGTCGGCATCCATCTCGGCCAGCATCCGCGCGAATTCGGGTTGCAGCTTGCATTGCCCGCTGTAACCGAGATTCAGGAAATCGAGTCCCATCCGGCGGGCCAGCCGCGCCGTCCAGGTCATGCCGGGACGCCCGGCCGAAGCGCCGTGGGTGATGCTCGACCCGAGCACCACGATCCGGTGGCGGAAGGGGTTCGGAACGGCCTCGATGCGGCTGTCGCCGTCGATGCCCAGTTCCAGCGAAAGCACCTCGTCCCACAGGGGCAGGTAGACCAGACAGGTCTTTTCGCCCTCGTCCATATACTCGACCAGCGCGCTGTCGTGGTTGTCGCCCTTGGGCCAGCCGAAACCGGCGTAGGCCCACTGCCCGTCGCGCTCGATGTAGAGATCGAGACCCTTGCGGGCGATGGCGGTCATGTTGTGGCCCAATCCGTATCCGCCGGTTTTCCACCGGGCGCGGATCGTCCGGCTGTCGGTGCGGAAAACGACGGCCAGTCCGGTGGAGAAGGCCGAGTAGTTCTTCACGGGCTGCCAGAGTTCGTAACGGGCGGTGTCGACCCGCTGGAACAGTTTGGGTGTGGGCATGCTCTTGCCGATGACGGTCAGCGTCGCGGCATCGACGTAACGGAGCGGTTGCTTCTCCTGCGCACCGGCGGCGTTCAGCGTCAGCAGCAGCACGGGCAACGCGAGGCTGCGGAAAACGAGGGAAAGGTTCTTCATGGTATCGGAATTTGGTTGTATCCGGGTTTGTCGGCCGTCCGGCGGATTCAGAGTTTGTAGAGCGCGTAAACGGGATTGTGGTCCGAGAGGAACGGAACGCCGTAACGCCCGGAATCGACAAGGGTCCGGTAGGCCAGCGCACGGGCGTTGCGGGCGAAAATGAAGTCGATCCACAGCGAACGCTTGCCGAAGTCGTTGAACGTCGGCAGTTCGTCGGTCACCGGGGCCGCATGGCGCGCCGACTGCATCCACGCCTTCAGCGGGTCGAGCAGGGCGTTGTCGTAGGTCGTATTCAGGTCTCCCGAGAGAAAGACGGCGGCCTTCTCACCGGCGATCCGCTTCATCCGGGCGACCATCATCCGGGCCGATTCGGCGCGGGCCTGCTTGCCGATATGATCGAAATGGGTGTCGAAATAGAAGAACTCCTTTCCGGTTTTCCGGTCCTTGAGCTGCACCCACACCGTGACGCGGCGGCACATGGCGTCCCAGCCCCGCGAAGGGCATTCGGGCGTGGGGCTGATCCAGAAAAACCCGCTGTCGAGCAGGATGTATTTCGAACGGCGGTACATGATCATCAGATGCTCGCCGCCGTCGGGTTTCTTCTCGATGTCGGTCGCGGCGTCGCGCCCCATGTCGACCTCGGCGTATTCGGGGAGGTTCACCTTCAGATAGTCGATCTGCGGCCGGTGCGGCTCCTGGAAGCCGATGACGTCGGGCGATTCCGCACGGATCATCTCCAGACAGGCGGCGCGCCGCGCAACCCAGCCGTTGTCGCCGTCGGCGCCGGGCTTGTAATAGCGGATGTTGAACGACATCAGTTTCAGGTCGGCCTTCGCAGCGGCGGCGGCCAGCGCCTTGTCGTCCTGCGCCCGCAGGGGCAGCGCGAGGCCGAGAAGCGCAACAAAAAGCAGTAGTTTTTTCATCATGGACAAAGGTGCCAACACGCCGGACGCAGCCGAAACCGGACAGTCCGGCAGAACGCTCCGACAAATAAAAAATATCATTACAGCACCAAAGATAATTCAAAAAAAGCAAAAAAAGCAAACCGGGTCCTGCTTTTTTATACGGATTACGGGCCGCAGGCCACTGTAACAGGCAGCAAAAAGAAAGGGCCGAACCTCCGACGGAGCCGAACGGAACGGGGCGCACGCCGCGGTTCCGGGACAGAAACGCCGCATCCGCCGATCTTCGGACGTCAGGCGTTTTTTCCGCGGGAAAGGCTCCGAATGTCCCGGAAAATTGCTACCTTTGCCGCAAACAAACCCTATTTACACTATGGAATTCGAAGGAACCGTTTACAAAATACTGCCCGTGACGAAGGGAACGTCGGCACGCGGTGAGTGGCAGCGTCAGGATGTGGTTTTCGAAATGAACGAAGGCTCTTTCACACGCAAAATCTGCGTTACGTTCTTCAACAAGCCCGAAGACGTGGCCCGTCTGAAAGAGGGCTCGACCTACAACGTCTCGGTCAACATCGAGTCGCGCGAATACAACGGCCGCTGGTACACCGACATCCGCGCATGGCGTCTGCAACCCAAACAGGAGGCCGCGGCGGCCCCGATGCCCGACATGCCGCCCATCGCCGAGGAGCCTTCCTACGCCTCTGCGCCCGCACAGGTCGACGACCTGCCGTTCTAAACGGACCCAACCGAAAAACTCCGGCCTTCGATGATTCGAAGGCCGGAGTTTTTTTAGATACCTATTTATAAAAAATCCGGATGTGCATGCGCACATCCGGATTCATTTTTCACGGTCCGACTATTTTGCGGGAGCAGCCTCGGGCTTCTCGGCCGTTGCGGTCGAATCGGCCGGAGCAGGCTCCACGTAGGGAGTGACGTCGATCAGCTCGACCTCGAACTCCAGAGCCTCGTTGGGACCGATGTCACGGCCTGCGCCGCGCGCACCGTAAGCCAGGTCGGCGGGAATCCAGAGCGTGATCTTGCCGCCCTTGCCCACCAGCTGCAACCCTTCCGTCCATCCGGGAATCACACGGTTGAGCGGGAACTCGACGGGTTCGTCCTTGTCGAAATCATCGGGACGCTGCTTCTTGATCATCTCCTGCTGCTCCTTCGAACGGTTGGCGAACTTCGAGGTGTCGAACACCTTGCCTTCGCGGGTACGGCCCGTATAGTGCACCTTCACCACGTCGCGCGGGTCCTTGGGCATCACCGATGCGTCGCCGGCGTCGGTAACCTTATAGAGCAGGCCCGACTCGGTCTTCTTCACGCCCGACTTCTTCTCCGTCTTCTCCAGCCACGCCTTCGAAGCCTCGGCGTTCTCGGCCGGACGCTTCACCATGAAGTAGTACTGCAAGTACTGGTTCACCTCGTCCTCGGTCATCTTGGCGTTGTTGTCGCGCACGTTCTGCATGGCCTCGCCGATCCAGACCAGCTGAATGGGCATGCCGCTCTGTGCGATGTTGTAACCGATGTCGTTACCGAAGGCATAGGAGATCTCGGTACGCTCCTCCTCGCTCTCGAACATGTCGGGATCGGCCGCGGGATACTCCACCTTGGTCGTGTCGCCGCCGGCCAGGCGCACGCTGTCCGCCTCGGCGCGCTTCTGCGCCACGGCCTGCGCACGCTCGCCGCGCTTGGTCATAAAATATTCGCGCAGCATATCGAGCGACTTGTCGTGCTCCTGGGTGGCCTTGCCCAGAGCGCCTTCCCGGACGCCCTTGTCCACAGCCTTGAAATCGAACGGAATATCCTTCATTTCGTAGCTCATGCCATAACCGATGTTGGCTCCGAGCGAATACGACAGAGAGTCGAACTCGGACAGACTGCCCAGCTGTACCCCGCTCTTGTTTCCTCCGCAGGAGGCGAGCATTGCGGCACCCGCGAGCGCCGCAGCAAAAAAGATTTTTTTCATTGTTGTTTTCACTATGTTTGATGTTTCCTTTATATTGTCGCCGTCGCACGCGCAAAGACAGTGCAAACCGGGAGCAGAGGCGAATTTATCCGGCTCTGCCGAGGCGCCGCCTATCAAAGCGCGGGCTTATTCCCCGCAAAGATATAAAAATTTTGTTAACGAAATGATTCCGAGCAACTATTTTGGCGAAATCCCCGGGCCGGACGATCCGGCCGCGGAACCGGCGGCGCCGGACGGACCGTCAACGCCGCCGCGACCGGGTCGTATACTTGTCGAGGTCGACGAGTTCGATCTCGAAATAGAGCGTCGCATTGGGAGCCACGCCCAGTTCCTTGTCGCCCTCGGCGCCGTAGGCTGCCGACGAAGGCATCCAGGCGTTGATCTTGCCGCCCTTGCCGATGAGCTTCACGCTCTCCTGCACCCCGCGCCGCAGGTTGCGGACCAGCGAACGCACCGTATCGCCCCGCTCGTAGGAGGAGGCGATCTCGTCGCCCGCCGCCGTGCGGATCACCCACCGCAGGGCCACGCTGTCGCGCTCGGAAGTGGGAACCTGATTCTGATCCCCGACGTCCGTAACGGTGTAGGTCACGCCCGACGACGTGCGGGCATAGGAGCGGTTCGACTTGGCGATGTCGAGGAGGAACTGCTCCTCATAGGCGCGCGCCTTCTCGGGAAGGGCGTAGTTCACGTAGCTCAGATAGAACGTCTCGGCATCGGCCGCCGAGAGTCTGGGATTGCCGCGGAACATGTCGCGGATGCCTTCGCAAACGGCGTTCACATTGATCGTCGAATCCATTTTCAGCAGGTTCGCGCCCACGTTCATGCCGATAACGTAGGCCACCGAATCGGTATCGTTCCGGAATTTCACGCCGCCTCCGCCCGAATTTTTCGAGCAGGCTCCGGCCAGCAGCACGAGGGCCGGGAGGATCGGGAAGGTCTTTTTCATCATTATCGAATCTTTTTTGCAAAGATAGTGCAAGGCGCCGGCAGAAGCAAATAAATCTGTTCCGGCCGCACGGGTCCGGACCGGACGCCATTTCCGGCAAACGCCGCCTGCGCGGCGGATGCCTACCGCCCGCCCTGCCGGGTCCGGCGGTTTTTCCCCGAAAAGATCAAGATCAGCAGGCACCCCACGACGGCGGCGGCCAGCGAACCCATCAGGATCGCGATCTTGCCGCGGTCGACCAGATCGGGGTCGGTGAAGGCCAGCGAATCGACGAACAGCGACATCGTGAACCCGATACCGCCCAGACAGGCCACGGCCAGCAGCATGCGCCACGTCGCCCCCTCGGGCAGCTCCGCAAGACCCGTCCTCACGGCTCCCCAGCTGGCAAGGAAGATGCCCAGCGGCTTGCCGAGGACAAGACCGAAGAAGACGCCCATGCCGATTGATCCGATTTCGGGCGAATAGTGGAAAATATTGAGGTATTCGAGCGACGTAATCTCGACGCCGGCGTTGGCCAGCGCGAAGACCGGCATGATCAGGAACGTGACGTAGGGCGCCAGTCCGTGCTCCAGACGGTAGCTCATGCCCACCGAGTTGGACGACAGGTCGTGCATGCGCCGCAGGTAGAACCGCTGCTCCTCGTTGGGGAAGTCCTCGTGCGAGGCGGCGCGGAGCATCAGCGCATTGAGCCATCGCATCTTATGGGCGAAATACTCCTTGCTGTAACGCGGCTCCATCGGGATCAGCAGCGCCATCGCCACGCCCGAGATGGTCGAGTGGACGCCCGAGTAATAGAACAGCCCCCAGACCACGAAGGCCGGGACCAGATAGGAGAACATGCGCTTCTCGCCCATCTGCTTCATAAAGTAGACCCCCAGCATGATGACCAGCGCCACCAGCAGGCAGGTGATCTGCACCTTGCCGCCATAGAAAAGCGCGATGACCAGAATGGCCCCCAGGTCGTCGGCGACGGCCAGCGCCGTGAGGAAGATTTTGAGCGACACGGGGACGCGGTTGCCCAGCATCGAGAGGATGCCTATGGCGAAGGCGATGTCCGTGGCGGTGGGGATTCCCCAGCCGTTTGCGGCCATCGTGCCGTGGTTGAACGCCGTGAAGAAAATCGCCGGGACCAGCATGCCGCCCGCAGCGGCCAGCACCGGAAGGATGGCCCGGCGCGCGGACGAAAGCTGCCCGCAGACGATCTCGCGCTTGATCTCAAGCCCCACGGCAAAGAAGAAAATCACCATCAGCCCGTCGTTGATGAACTTCTCGACGGTCATGCCCCGCGGGAAGATCCAGTCGATCACACCGTCCGGGGAATGGACCATCAGCGAGAGGTCGGTCTCCAGCAGGTGGTGGTAATAGAGTTTGGTCGCGGGGAGATTGGCCAGCAGCATGGCGGCGATCACGCACACCAGCAGCACCACGCCTCCGGCCCAGGGCGCTTCCAGGAAGTTGCGGCCCCGAAGCCCCATCATGTGTCGCTGGCGAACCCAGCGGTACATCGAAAAAAGTCGCATCTATCGGTCGTTTTATGATTCGTTTGACTTGAGGGTCTGCCCGCAGAGTTTCCAGAGCATGCGGGCGCCCGTGATGGCGTCGATCCGCTCGTCGGGCGCGGGGCACACCTCCACCACGTCGAAACCGATGATACGGCGTCCCGAGCGGGTGAGCGTATCGAGCAGCCAGACGGCCTGGTTGAACGTAAGGCCGCCGGAAACCGGCGTTCCGGTGTGAGGGCAGTTTTCGAAGGTCAAGGCGTCGATGTCGAAACTCACGTAGACCTCCTGCGGCAGCGCGTCGACGATGCGGCGGCACTGCGCATCCCACGTCTCGCCGCGGAAAAGGGCGGCCGCGAGCGAAAGGTCGTCGAACGTGGCGATGCGCCCGGACGAAGCGGCCAGCGCGGCCTCCGACTCGCTGAAGTCGCGCACGGCGACCTGGGCGATCTTCGTCACCTGCGGCACGTCGCGCAGGACGTTGAACATGATCGAGGCGTGGGAAAACTCAAACCCCTCGTAGGCATCGCGCAGGTCGCAGTGCGCATCGACGTGCAGGATGCCGAACGCCGCATGGCGCGCGCCCAGCGCCCGGATCAGCCCGTAGGGCGTCGAGTGGTCGCCGCCGACCAGCCCCACGGTCTTGCCCGCATCGAGCCAGCGCGAAGCCTGCGCCCCGACGTTGGCGTTCATCGACATGCACCCCTCGTTGACACGGCGGACCTTGCGCACGACATAGTCGTCCTCCAGGCAGCCGCCTCCTTCGAGGTGGTCGATCACCCGTGCGGCGTCGGCCCGCAGACGCTGCGAAGACTCCAGCAGCGAATAGTCCACATCGGCCGTGGCGATGCCGCGGCGCCAGACGCCGGGAGCCAGCGGATCGTGGAAATCCAGCTGCGTCGAGGCTTCGATAATGGCGTCGGGGGCATAAGCCGCTCCGGCCCCGTAGGAGACCGTCACGTCCCACGGCGCCGAGATCAGCACCAGTTCCGCCGTTTCGGGAGCGAACGGAAGTCCGAAATAGGTTCCGTTGTCCACGCCGACCCCGTCCGGATCGAAGTTTTTCTGTTCCATAACATGCTTTTGAATTGCAAAGGTACGCATTTTTTATTTTTTACCTATATTTGTTTGCTCAAAGACGAAAAACGAAAAAAACACCCGTTACCATGAAAATCATTGCCGACAGCGCCATTCCCTTTCTGCGGGGCGTTCTGGAGCCGTTCGCCGAGGTGGAATACCTCCCCGGAACGGCGATTTCGGCCGCCGACGTCCGCAACGCCGACGCGCTGGTGATCCGCACCCGCACGCGGTGCGACGAAAAACTACTGGCGGATTCGCGCGTAAAGCTGATCGCCACGGCGACCATCGGCTTCGACCACATCGACACGGCGTGGTGCGCGGCGCACGGCATCGAAGTCACGACGGCCGCGGGCTGCAACGCCCGGGGCGTACTGCAATGGGTCGGCGCGGCGCTCGTCCACCTCTCCCGCACGCAGGGCTGGCAGCCCGCCGAGCGCACGCTGGGAATCGTGGGCGTGGGACACGTCGGATCGCTCGTGAAAGCGTATGCCGAAGGGTGGGGATTCCGCGTCGTCTGCTGCGACCCGCCGCGCGAGGAGCGCGAGCGGTGCGGATTCCGGACGCTGGAGGAGGTGGCCCGCGAGGCCGACATCCTCACCTTCCACACGCCGCTCGACGCTTCGACGCGCCACATGGCCGACAGCCGGCTGTTCGGCCTGATGAAACCCGGCGCCATCCTCATAAACTCCTCGCGCGGGGAGGTGGTCGACGGCGAGGCCCTGCTCCGGAGCGGTCTCGGCTGGGCGCTCGACGTCTGGGAGCACGAACCGCACCTCGATCCGGCGCTGCTGGAAAACGCGCTGCTCGCCACACCCCACATCGCGGGCTACTCCGAGCAGGGCAAGGCCAACGCCACGGCAATGTCCGTCGCCTCGCTGGCCCGCCGTTTCGGCCTGCCGCTCGAAGGGTGGTATCCGCCACAGGCCGCCCCGGCGCGCCGGCGGCCGATCTCCTGGCAGGAACTTTGCCGGACCATCGGCGGGGCGTACGACATCGCGTCCGAAAGCCGCAGCCTCAAGGAGCGGCCCGGGGATTTCGAATCCATGCGCGACCACTACGCCTACCGCCGCGAATATTTTTAGCACGAACGGCGCGGATTGCGCACGCTCCGGCGTCCGAAAAAGGCGAAACCTGCTTTTTATTAGCGAATTCGCCCTTTTTTAATTACCTTTGCCCGCGATTATCAGTTAAGAACCATGTACCGGAGAGTCATAAAGCCCGTACTTTTCTCGCTTACCATCGAGCAGGCCCACCACGCGGTGCTGCTGTTGCTGCGCATCATCGGGCTGATACCCGGCGGCCGCTGGCTGTTGCGCAAATGCTACGCCGTGGAGCATCCGGCGCTCGAACGCGAGGTGTTCGGCATCCGTTTCGCCAACCCCATCGGGCTGGCCGCAGGATTCGACCACAACGGCGAGGCATTCCGCGAACTGGCCGCGCTGGGATTCGGATTCGTCGAGGTGGGGACCGTGACGCCCCGTCCGCAGGCGGGCAACCCGCGGCCGCGGGTCTTCCGCCTCCCGAAGGACAATGCCATCATCAACCGCATCGGTCTGGCGAACCGCGGACTGGAAGCCACCATCCGCCACCTGCGGCGCCCGCACGACGGCGTGATCGTGGGCTGCAACATCGGCAAGAACACCTCGACCCCCGCCGAGAACGCTCCGGCGGACTACCTCAAACTCTTCCGCAGCCTCTACCAGTATGCGGACTATTTCACCGTCAACATCAGCTGCGACAACGCCTGCCGCGAAGGCACGACGCACACGCGCGAACATATCCTTCAGATACTCAACCCGCTGTTCGACTTCCGGCGCGGGCAGAACCAGTTCCGGCCGATCATGCTCAAAATCTCGCCCGACATGTCGGACGAGGTGATCGACCAGATCACCGACGTGCTGCTCGAAACGCCGCTCGACGGGATCGTGGCCACCAACGGAACCCACAGCCGCGGAGGACTCCACACGAGCCGTACGACGCTCGAAAAGATCGGCAGCGGACGCCTCAGCGGCGCACCGCTCACGCACCGCGCCGTGGAGATCGTGCGCCGCGTCCACACCCGTTCGGGCGGAACCTACCCCATCATCGGGGTCGGCGGACTGATGTCGGCCGGCGACGTGCGGGCGATGCTCGACGCCGGGGCCGACCTCGTGCAACTCTACACCGGATACGTCTACAACGGTCCCGGAATGGTCAAAGCGGTGTGCCGCGAACTGATCGCCGCGGCCGAAAAGCCGGCCGCCATGCGCGCCGCCGGGGAGTCCGTGCAAAACGGGGAAAACCCCGAAGCATCCGCCCCGGAGGCCGTCGGGACCGCCGGGAAGGCATCCGACGGCGAATCGGAAGAGGAACGCCGCCCCGGGTCCGGACAAAAATAACCCCACACATGAAGGCAACCATCATCACCATCGGCGACGAAATACTCATCGGGCAGATCGTCGACACCAATTCGGTCTCCATCGCCAAACACCTCAATGCGGCGGGCATCGTGGTCCGCGAGAAAATCTCGATCGGCGACGACCGCACGCAAATCATCGAAACCGCGGAGCGCGCCCTCGCCGGCTCGGAGGTGACCGTCATCACCGGAGGACTCGGCCCCACGAAGGACGACATCACCAAAAAGACCCTCGCGGAGATGTTCCGCAGCGACATGCGCTACGACGAACGGGTGGCCGGGCACGTTGAGAAAATGCTCGCCGAACGCGGCATCGAGTTCAACGAACTCAACCGTTCGCAGGCGATGGTCCCCGCGTGCTGCACGGTGCTGTTCAACGCCCACGGCACGGCCCCGGGCATGTGGTTCGAGCGCGACGGGCACGTCGTCGTCTCGCTGCCGGGCGTGCCGTTCGAGATGGAGCACCTGATGGAGGACGAGGTGATGCCCCGCCTGAAGACCCGCTTCGCGCTGCGGCAGATCGTCCACCGCACGATGATCACCGCCGGACTGCCCGAGTCGATGCTCGCCAAGCGCATCGAAGCGTGGGAAAACGCCCTGCCCCCGTACCTGAAACTGGCCTACCTGCCCAATCCGGGCGCGGTGCGCCTGCGCCTGTCGGCCTACGAGGTGGAGGGCGAAAGCGTCGCCCGCGAAATCGAGAACCGGTTCGAGGCCCTGCGCAGGATCATCCCCCACAACATCATCGGATTCGAAACCGCCACCATGCAGGAGGTGGTGCACAAAATACTCACCGAACGCTCCCTGACGCTCGCCACAGCCGAAAGCTGCACGGGCGGCTCGATCGCCGCGCGCTTCACGGCCATGCCCGGCGCTTCGGCCTATTTCCTCTGCGGCGTGGTGTCGTACAGCAACGAATCAAAAGCCGAACTGCTGGGCGTCGACCCCGCGGACATCGCCCGCTACGGCGCCGTGAGCGAACAGGTGGCCCGCCAGATGGCCGAGGGCGTCCGCCGCACGGCAGGCGCCGACTACGGCATGGCCACCACCGGAATCGCAGGACCTTCGGGCGGCTCGGCGGAAAAGCCCGTCGGCACGGTGTGGATCGCCGTGGCGACACCCCGGGAGACGGTCGCAATCCTCAAACAGTGCGGAACCGACCGGGGACAGATCATCGACCGCGCCAGCGCCTTCGCCATCGGCCTGCTGCGCGACTGCCTGAACGGAAATTAAAATTCACCGCCCATGAATAAAATTTTCGCATTGCCGGCCCTGCTTTTGACGATAACGGCCTGCACCAACCCGGAAAAACGAGTGCACCAACTCCTTACCGAACGCATGGAAACGCTCGCCGTGGCCGAAAGCTGCACGGGCGGCTCGATCGCCGCCCGGTTGATGGCCACGCCCGGCGCATCGGCCTATTTCAAAGGAGGCGTAGTGGCCTACTGGAACCAGACCAAAGAGTCTCTGCTCGGCATCCCGCGCGACACGATCGCCCTCTACGGCGTGGTAAGCGAAGAGATCGTGCGCATGATGGCCGAAAGCGTCCGTAATGTTACGGACACCCACTACGGCATCGCCACCACCGGCATTGCGGGTCCGTCGGGCGGTACGCCCGAACTTCCCGCAGGGTCGGTATGGATTGCCGTCAGCTCGCCCATACATACCGTATCGCGGCTGGTTTACATAAACGGAAGCCGCGATAAAGTCATCCGCAAGGCGGGCACGGCGGCCATCGCCCTGCTCGAAGAAGAGTTGTTGCAGGAAAAATCCGGACAATACGCCCCTTGAAAAAGCGACTCTGCGCCCTTTTTCAACTGCGGCCGTATCGCCGGCCGCCGCTCAACCCGATCCCGAATCAGGCTTCCAGCCGAAAAAAAAGACGGCCGCTTTTGCTATTTGCCGAAAAGGTTGTATATTTGCACTCCCTTAATCGGGTTTTAACCAAAAATAATCAAACAATGAAAGTTTGCGAAATCACAGGCAAGGTGGCGATCGTGGGAAATAACGTCTCGCACTCGCACCACAGGACCAAGCGCAAATTCAGTCCCAATCTGAAAACCAAGCGCTTCTGGTCCGAGCAGGAGGGTCGCTGGATTACCCTGAAGGTATCCGCTGCCGGCATGAAAACAATCAACAAGAAAGGGCTCGCAGCCGCTCTGCGCGAAGCTGCCGCACCCAAAAGCGTGTACTAAAAACAACGAGTAACAAATGGCAAAGAAAGGCAACAGAGTTCAGGTCATCCTCGAGTGCACCGAACAAAAAGAGAGCGGCGTTGCGGGAATGTCCCGTTACATCACCACCAAGAACAAGAA
This Alistipes shahii WAL 8301 DNA region includes the following protein-coding sequences:
- a CDS encoding FKBP-type peptidyl-prolyl cis-trans isomerase N-terminal domain-containing protein, with the translated sequence MKKTFPILPALVLLAGACSKNSGGGGVKFRNDTDSVAYVIGMNVGANLLKMDSTINVNAVCEGIRDMFRGNPRLSAADAETFYLSYVNYALPEKARAYEEQFLLDIAKSNRSYARTSSGVTYTVTDVGDQNQVPTSERDSVALRWVIRTAAGDEIASSYERGDTVRSLVRNLRRGVQESVKLIGKGGKINAWMPSSAAYGAEGDKELGVAPNATLYFEIELVDLDKYTTRSRRR
- a CDS encoding DUF3127 domain-containing protein; amino-acid sequence: MEFEGTVYKILPVTKGTSARGEWQRQDVVFEMNEGSFTRKICVTFFNKPEDVARLKEGSTYNVSVNIESREYNGRWYTDIRAWRLQPKQEAAAAPMPDMPPIAEEPSYASAPAQVDDLPF
- a CDS encoding agmatinase family protein; translation: MEQKNFDPDGVGVDNGTYFGLPFAPETAELVLISAPWDVTVSYGAGAAYAPDAIIEASTQLDFHDPLAPGVWRRGIATADVDYSLLESSQRLRADAARVIDHLEGGGCLEDDYVVRKVRRVNEGCMSMNANVGAQASRWLDAGKTVGLVGGDHSTPYGLIRALGARHAAFGILHVDAHCDLRDAYEGFEFSHASIMFNVLRDVPQVTKIAQVAVRDFSESEAALAASSGRIATFDDLSLAAALFRGETWDAQCRRIVDALPQEVYVSFDIDALTFENCPHTGTPVSGGLTFNQAVWLLDTLTRSGRRIIGFDVVEVCPAPDERIDAITGARMLWKLCGQTLKSNES
- a CDS encoding SGNH/GDSL hydrolase family protein gives rise to the protein MKNLSLVFRSLALPVLLLTLNAAGAQEKQPLRYVDAATLTVIGKSMPTPKLFQRVDTARYELWQPVKNYSAFSTGLAVVFRTDSRTIRARWKTGGYGLGHNMTAIARKGLDLYIERDGQWAYAGFGWPKGDNHDSALVEYMDEGEKTCLVYLPLWDEVLSLELGIDGDSRIEAVPNPFRHRIVVLGSSITHGASAGRPGMTWTARLARRMGLDFLNLGYSGQCKLQPEFARMLAEMDADAFVFDAFSNPSAGEIEERLDAFVATVRKAHPSTPLIFIQTEVRETVNFNLRARKFESDKRAAAEAGVRRLMKDDRNIYFIDSRGMIGTDHLGTVDGSHPSDQGFMYMTRHLEPQLRKIFRKYGIR
- a CDS encoding FKBP-type peptidyl-prolyl cis-trans isomerase N-terminal domain-containing protein — protein: MKKIFFAAALAGAAMLASCGGNKSGVQLGSLSEFDSLSYSLGANIGYGMSYEMKDIPFDFKAVDKGVREGALGKATQEHDKSLDMLREYFMTKRGERAQAVAQKRAEADSVRLAGGDTTKVEYPAADPDMFESEEERTEISYAFGNDIGYNIAQSGMPIQLVWIGEAMQNVRDNNAKMTEDEVNQYLQYYFMVKRPAENAEASKAWLEKTEKKSGVKKTESGLLYKVTDAGDASVMPKDPRDVVKVHYTGRTREGKVFDTSKFANRSKEQQEMIKKQRPDDFDKDEPVEFPLNRVIPGWTEGLQLVGKGGKITLWIPADLAYGARGAGRDIGPNEALEFEVELIDVTPYVEPAPADSTATAEKPEAAPAK
- the nhaA gene encoding Na+/H+ antiporter NhaA, which encodes MRLFSMYRWVRQRHMMGLRGRNFLEAPWAGGVVLLVCVIAAMLLANLPATKLYYHHLLETDLSLMVHSPDGVIDWIFPRGMTVEKFINDGLMVIFFFAVGLEIKREIVCGQLSSARRAILPVLAAAGGMLVPAIFFTAFNHGTMAANGWGIPTATDIAFAIGILSMLGNRVPVSLKIFLTALAVADDLGAILVIALFYGGKVQITCLLVALVIMLGVYFMKQMGEKRMFSYLVPAFVVWGLFYYSGVHSTISGVAMALLIPMEPRYSKEYFAHKMRWLNALMLRAASHEDFPNEEQRFYLRRMHDLSSNSVGMSYRLEHGLAPYVTFLIMPVFALANAGVEITSLEYLNIFHYSPEIGSIGMGVFFGLVLGKPLGIFLASWGAVRTGLAELPEGATWRMLLAVACLGGIGFTMSLFVDSLAFTDPDLVDRGKIAILMGSLAAAVVGCLLILIFSGKNRRTRQGGR
- a CDS encoding endonuclease/exonuclease/phosphatase family protein, which translates into the protein MKKLLLFVALLGLALPLRAQDDKALAAAAAKADLKLMSFNIRYYKPGADGDNGWVARRAACLEMIRAESPDVIGFQEPHRPQIDYLKVNLPEYAEVDMGRDAATDIEKKPDGGEHLMIMYRRSKYILLDSGFFWISPTPECPSRGWDAMCRRVTVWVQLKDRKTGKEFFYFDTHFDHIGKQARAESARMMVARMKRIAGEKAAVFLSGDLNTTYDNALLDPLKAWMQSARHAAPVTDELPTFNDFGKRSLWIDFIFARNARALAYRTLVDSGRYGVPFLSDHNPVYALYKL
- a CDS encoding RNA polymerase sigma factor; translation: MTEDFIQENEDRELFRRIKQGSEEAFRVVYGKYHRILYAVALKMLKDRSAAENAVQHVFVKLWIGRQEMTVMLSLRNYLYTMTRNYILNYLRSRNTELVHSYRLAQLIPEASDPLDAQIEREDLLQMLDTVIAGLPTQKRQVMYLRKAGYSNPEIAEMLNLSVNTVRSHYQEGVKLLKSRFGHIVLLIVILQTLFL